A genomic window from Elaeis guineensis isolate ETL-2024a chromosome 3, EG11, whole genome shotgun sequence includes:
- the LOC105041136 gene encoding alpha-1,3-arabinosyltransferase XAT3 isoform X1: protein MANKMKLARNSNRESHRFRLVVFVIGCFLVSMTFIVVSQPQSIPFPILGLKPRVHVAPSTPKAEQTTHSQQPGGVSGQNNATEQSKQEIGRDNETQERSMKADDPRTHQDEVGGEINSAQKETFPSTTDKLESDNGMLERNTKTDASNSNGGELHRKFTLPTISNYTINDSFQVENASNAEQLGSENETKGGSAACDPNSGNCEKNWEENTSNSKQLGVGDQKMNSERKPLCDFSHYRVNRCEMEGDIRIHRNPSSIISVESTERSSESYRIRPYPRKGDKIALSRVTEVIVKSSKEGPQCSINHDVPALVFSVGGYTGNLFHDFTDVMLPIFLSASQYNGEVQFVITETRPWWMHKYVPVFRKLSRYEIIDFDNDDRVHCFKHAVVGLRAQMEFSVDPSQDPNGYSMVDFGRFMRSVYSLERDTMTKIEEHPHRKPRLAIISRQRTRKFTNIPEIVQMARDLGYEVVVEEAGISTNVSQFAEVINSCDVLMGVHGAGLTNLVFLPINATIIQIVPWGGLEGIAMFDFGHGAKAMKLNYVQYSINVDESTLTEIYPRDHLVFQNPMSFHRKGWELLRGTFMDKQNVKLDVNRFRDVLWKALEHMMQ from the exons ATGGCAAACAAGATGAAGTTGGCCAGGAACTCGAACAGAGAGTCCCATAGGTTCAGATTGGTGGTTTTTGTGATCGGATGCTTCCTCGTCTCGATGACCTTCATTGTGGTGTCTCAACCTCAATCAATCCCCTTTCCCATTC TGGGTTTAAAACCAAGAGTTCATGTGGCTCCAAGCACTCCCAAGGCCGAACAGACAACACATTCTCAGCAACCGG GTGGAGTTTCAGGACAGAACAACGCAACAGAACAGAGCAAGCAGGAAATCG GGCGCGATAATGAGACTCAGGAGAGGAGCATGAAAGCTGATGACCCAAGAACCCATCAAGATGAAGTGGGTGGTGAAATTAATTCAGCTCAGAAGGAAACTTTTCCAAGCACTACTGATAAACTAG AGAGCGATAACGGCATGCTGGAGAGAAACACGAAAACTGATGCATCCAACTCCAATGGAGGGGAATTGCACAGAAAATTTACACTCCCAACAATTTCAAACTACACCATTAATGATTCATTTCAAGTAGAAAATGCTAGCAATGCCGAGCAATTAG GGAGCGAAAATGAGACCAAGGGAGGAAGCGCTGCATGTGACCCCAATTCTGGTAATTGTGAAAAGAATTGGGAAGAAAACACCAGCAATTCCAAGCAATTAG GTGTGGGGGACCAGAAGATGAATTCAGAGAGGAAGCCATTATGTGATTTTTCTCACTACCGTGTAAACCGATGCGAAATGGAAGGTGATATCAGAATTCACAGGAACCCTTCCTCCATTATATCTGTGGAATCCACCGAGAGAAGCAGTGAATCATACCGCATTAGGCCTTACCCTCGCAAGGGAGACAAGATTGCCCTTAGCCGTGTCACAGAAGTGATAGTGAAATCAAGCAAAGAAGGTCCTCAATGCAGCATAAATCACGACGTCCCTGCTCTAGTTTTCTCAGTTGGCGGATACACTGGAAACCTGTTCCATGACTTCACTGATGTAATGCTTCCCATCTTCTTGAGCGCCAGCCAATATAATGGAGAAGTCCAGTTTGTCATAACAGAGACCAGGCCTTGGTGGATGCACAAGTATGTACCCGTATTCCGGAAGCTCTCTCGCTACGAAATCATCGACTTCGACAACGATGATAGAGTTCATTGTTTCAAGCATGCCGTCGTGGGTCTTCGAGCACAAATGGAGTTCAGCGTCGACCCCTCGCAAGATCCCAATGGCTATTCCATGGTCGACTTCGGTCGGTTCATGAGGAGTGTCTACTCATTGGAGAGAGACACCATGACCAAAATCGAAGAACACCCCCACAGAAAGCCAAGACTTGCCATCATATCAAGGCAAAGGACCAGAAAATTCACTAACATTCCTGAGATAGTTCAAATGGCACGGGATCTGGGCTATGAAGTGGTGGTTGAAGAGGCTGGTATAAGCACCAACGTGTCTCAGTTTGCCGAGGTTATTAATTCTTGCGATGTGCTCATGGGAGTGCATGGTGCTGGTCTCACCAATCTAGTATTCCTCCCAATCAATGCAACCATCATCCAGATTGTACCATGGGGTGGCCTAGAAGGGATAGCCATGTTTGACTTCGGACATGGAGCCAAGGCCATGAAGCTGAACTATgtgcagtatagtatcaatgtggATGAGAGCACACTGACTGAGATATATCCAAGAGATCATCTTGTGTTCCAGAACCCCATGTCCTTTCACCGAAAGGGGTGGGAACTTCTAAGGGGAACATTCATGGACAAACAGAATGTGAAGTTGGATGTGAACAGGTTCAGGGATGTTTTGTGGAAAGCCCTTGAGCACATGATGCAGTAG
- the LOC105041135 gene encoding alpha-1,3-arabinosyltransferase XAT3 isoform X1, with protein sequence MANKMKSARSSNRVESQRFRLGVFIIGCVALSTYIVVSKPQIDPFLTRIAGSSKPLNPISQNNLEAKDPVDSPQTGTLQENMNPTKPLCHVSERRGDLCEMDGDIRIHQNTSSIISVEPFERNELWRVRPYSRKGADNDFNKIRELTVKSSTDAPQCTKNHSIPAIVFSVSGYTGNLFHDFTDLLVPLFLTARQFNGEVQFMVTDMKQWWVDKYLLVFRKLSNYQLINLDEDDQVHCFKHVIVGLQRHKELSIDPMKAPYGYSMVDFTQFMRSTYQLERDTVTKIEEYPRKNPRLLIISRKRTRAIINVRRIVQMAEELGYKVVVGNANSLSNITHFAEMVNSCDVLMGVHGAGLTNMVFLPPQATLIQIVPWGRLEKIAMTDFGYPAKDMDLNYLQYSISERESSLIRVYPRNHPVFKNPSSFHNRGWDLVKTTFMDNQNVKLDLRRFRDVLWKALESLMQ encoded by the exons ATGGCAAACAAGATGAAGTCGGCAAGGAGCTCCAACCGAGTCGAGTCCCAAAGATTCAGATTAGGGGTGTTCATCATTGGATGCGTAGCACTCTCCACCTACATTGTGGTGTCTAAACCTCAAATAGATCCTTTTCTCACTC GTATTGCAGGGAGTTCAAAGCCATTAAACCCTATCAGTCAGAATAATCTTGAAGCCAAAGATCCAGTAGATTCTCCGCAAACGG GTACGCTGCAAGAGAATATGAATCCGACGAAACCATTGTGCCATGTTTCAGAACGACGAGGAGACCTGTGTGAAATGGATGGTGATATCAGAATTCATCAGAACACTTCCTCCATTATATCTGTGGAACCCTTTGAAAGGAATGAATTATGGAGAGTTAGACCTTACAGTCGCAAAGGAGCCGACAATGACTTCAACAAGATTAGAGAACTGACGGTTAAATCGAGCACAGATGCTCCACAATGCACCAAAAATCACAGCATCCCAGCTATAGTTTTTTCGGTCAGTGGATACACTGGAAATCTCTTCCATGATTTCACCGATCTTTTAGTTCCCCTCTTCTTAACTGCGCGCCAATTCAATGGAGAAGTTCAATTCATGGTGACCGATATGAAGCAATGGTGGGTCGACAAGTACCTACTGGTGTTTAGAAAGCTCTCTAATTACCAACTCATCAACTTGGATGAGGACGACCAGGTGCATTGTTTCAAGCATGTGATTGTGGGTCTCCAACGCCACAAGGAGCTAAGCATCGACCCCATGAAAGCTCCTTATGGGTATTCTATGGTCGATTTCACTCAATTTATGAGGAGCACCTACCAGTTGGAGAGGGACACGGTGACTAAAATTGAGGAATACCCCCGTAAGAATCCAAGGCTGCTCATTATATCAAGAAAGCGAACCCGGGCAATCATAAATGTCAGAAGGATAGTTCAGATGGCGGAAGAATTGGGGTATAAAGTGGTTGTCGGCAATGCGAATTCATTATCTAATATTACTCATTTTGCCGAGATGGTTAACTCTTGCGACGTGTTGATGGGGGTGCATGGGGCAGGGCTCACTAATATGGTGTTTCTCCCACCGCAAGCTACGTTGATCCAGATAGTGCCATGGGGTAGGCTGGAGAAGATAGCTATGACGGACTTTGGGTACCCGGCTAAGGACATGGATCTAAACTATTTGCAATATAGTATAAGTGAAAGAGAGAGCAGTTTGATACGGGTGTATCCTAGAAACCACCCTGTGTTCAAGAACCCCTCCTCATTCCACAATCGTGGGTGGGATCTGGTGAAGACTACATTCATGGACAATCAGAACGTGAAGCTTGATTTGAGGAGGTTCAGGGATGTTTTGTGGAAAGCCCTTGAAAGCCTCATGCAATAG
- the LOC105041136 gene encoding alpha-1,3-arabinosyltransferase XAT3 isoform X2 yields MANKMKLARNSNRESHRFRLVVFVIGCFLVSMTFIVVSQPQSIPFPILGLKPRVHVAPSTPKAEQTTHSQQPGGVSGQNNATEQSKQEIGRDNETQERSMKADDPRTHQDEVGGEINSAQKETFPSTTDKLGVGDQKMNSERKPLCDFSHYRVNRCEMEGDIRIHRNPSSIISVESTERSSESYRIRPYPRKGDKIALSRVTEVIVKSSKEGPQCSINHDVPALVFSVGGYTGNLFHDFTDVMLPIFLSASQYNGEVQFVITETRPWWMHKYVPVFRKLSRYEIIDFDNDDRVHCFKHAVVGLRAQMEFSVDPSQDPNGYSMVDFGRFMRSVYSLERDTMTKIEEHPHRKPRLAIISRQRTRKFTNIPEIVQMARDLGYEVVVEEAGISTNVSQFAEVINSCDVLMGVHGAGLTNLVFLPINATIIQIVPWGGLEGIAMFDFGHGAKAMKLNYVQYSINVDESTLTEIYPRDHLVFQNPMSFHRKGWELLRGTFMDKQNVKLDVNRFRDVLWKALEHMMQ; encoded by the exons ATGGCAAACAAGATGAAGTTGGCCAGGAACTCGAACAGAGAGTCCCATAGGTTCAGATTGGTGGTTTTTGTGATCGGATGCTTCCTCGTCTCGATGACCTTCATTGTGGTGTCTCAACCTCAATCAATCCCCTTTCCCATTC TGGGTTTAAAACCAAGAGTTCATGTGGCTCCAAGCACTCCCAAGGCCGAACAGACAACACATTCTCAGCAACCGG GTGGAGTTTCAGGACAGAACAACGCAACAGAACAGAGCAAGCAGGAAATCG GGCGCGATAATGAGACTCAGGAGAGGAGCATGAAAGCTGATGACCCAAGAACCCATCAAGATGAAGTGGGTGGTGAAATTAATTCAGCTCAGAAGGAAACTTTTCCAAGCACTACTGATAAACTAG GTGTGGGGGACCAGAAGATGAATTCAGAGAGGAAGCCATTATGTGATTTTTCTCACTACCGTGTAAACCGATGCGAAATGGAAGGTGATATCAGAATTCACAGGAACCCTTCCTCCATTATATCTGTGGAATCCACCGAGAGAAGCAGTGAATCATACCGCATTAGGCCTTACCCTCGCAAGGGAGACAAGATTGCCCTTAGCCGTGTCACAGAAGTGATAGTGAAATCAAGCAAAGAAGGTCCTCAATGCAGCATAAATCACGACGTCCCTGCTCTAGTTTTCTCAGTTGGCGGATACACTGGAAACCTGTTCCATGACTTCACTGATGTAATGCTTCCCATCTTCTTGAGCGCCAGCCAATATAATGGAGAAGTCCAGTTTGTCATAACAGAGACCAGGCCTTGGTGGATGCACAAGTATGTACCCGTATTCCGGAAGCTCTCTCGCTACGAAATCATCGACTTCGACAACGATGATAGAGTTCATTGTTTCAAGCATGCCGTCGTGGGTCTTCGAGCACAAATGGAGTTCAGCGTCGACCCCTCGCAAGATCCCAATGGCTATTCCATGGTCGACTTCGGTCGGTTCATGAGGAGTGTCTACTCATTGGAGAGAGACACCATGACCAAAATCGAAGAACACCCCCACAGAAAGCCAAGACTTGCCATCATATCAAGGCAAAGGACCAGAAAATTCACTAACATTCCTGAGATAGTTCAAATGGCACGGGATCTGGGCTATGAAGTGGTGGTTGAAGAGGCTGGTATAAGCACCAACGTGTCTCAGTTTGCCGAGGTTATTAATTCTTGCGATGTGCTCATGGGAGTGCATGGTGCTGGTCTCACCAATCTAGTATTCCTCCCAATCAATGCAACCATCATCCAGATTGTACCATGGGGTGGCCTAGAAGGGATAGCCATGTTTGACTTCGGACATGGAGCCAAGGCCATGAAGCTGAACTATgtgcagtatagtatcaatgtggATGAGAGCACACTGACTGAGATATATCCAAGAGATCATCTTGTGTTCCAGAACCCCATGTCCTTTCACCGAAAGGGGTGGGAACTTCTAAGGGGAACATTCATGGACAAACAGAATGTGAAGTTGGATGTGAACAGGTTCAGGGATGTTTTGTGGAAAGCCCTTGAGCACATGATGCAGTAG
- the LOC105041135 gene encoding alpha-1,3-arabinosyltransferase XAT3 isoform X2, with protein sequence MANKMKSARSSNRVESQRFRLGVFIIGCVALSTYIVVSKPQIDPFLTRSSKPLNPISQNNLEAKDPVDSPQTGTLQENMNPTKPLCHVSERRGDLCEMDGDIRIHQNTSSIISVEPFERNELWRVRPYSRKGADNDFNKIRELTVKSSTDAPQCTKNHSIPAIVFSVSGYTGNLFHDFTDLLVPLFLTARQFNGEVQFMVTDMKQWWVDKYLLVFRKLSNYQLINLDEDDQVHCFKHVIVGLQRHKELSIDPMKAPYGYSMVDFTQFMRSTYQLERDTVTKIEEYPRKNPRLLIISRKRTRAIINVRRIVQMAEELGYKVVVGNANSLSNITHFAEMVNSCDVLMGVHGAGLTNMVFLPPQATLIQIVPWGRLEKIAMTDFGYPAKDMDLNYLQYSISERESSLIRVYPRNHPVFKNPSSFHNRGWDLVKTTFMDNQNVKLDLRRFRDVLWKALESLMQ encoded by the exons ATGGCAAACAAGATGAAGTCGGCAAGGAGCTCCAACCGAGTCGAGTCCCAAAGATTCAGATTAGGGGTGTTCATCATTGGATGCGTAGCACTCTCCACCTACATTGTGGTGTCTAAACCTCAAATAGATCCTTTTCTCACTC GGAGTTCAAAGCCATTAAACCCTATCAGTCAGAATAATCTTGAAGCCAAAGATCCAGTAGATTCTCCGCAAACGG GTACGCTGCAAGAGAATATGAATCCGACGAAACCATTGTGCCATGTTTCAGAACGACGAGGAGACCTGTGTGAAATGGATGGTGATATCAGAATTCATCAGAACACTTCCTCCATTATATCTGTGGAACCCTTTGAAAGGAATGAATTATGGAGAGTTAGACCTTACAGTCGCAAAGGAGCCGACAATGACTTCAACAAGATTAGAGAACTGACGGTTAAATCGAGCACAGATGCTCCACAATGCACCAAAAATCACAGCATCCCAGCTATAGTTTTTTCGGTCAGTGGATACACTGGAAATCTCTTCCATGATTTCACCGATCTTTTAGTTCCCCTCTTCTTAACTGCGCGCCAATTCAATGGAGAAGTTCAATTCATGGTGACCGATATGAAGCAATGGTGGGTCGACAAGTACCTACTGGTGTTTAGAAAGCTCTCTAATTACCAACTCATCAACTTGGATGAGGACGACCAGGTGCATTGTTTCAAGCATGTGATTGTGGGTCTCCAACGCCACAAGGAGCTAAGCATCGACCCCATGAAAGCTCCTTATGGGTATTCTATGGTCGATTTCACTCAATTTATGAGGAGCACCTACCAGTTGGAGAGGGACACGGTGACTAAAATTGAGGAATACCCCCGTAAGAATCCAAGGCTGCTCATTATATCAAGAAAGCGAACCCGGGCAATCATAAATGTCAGAAGGATAGTTCAGATGGCGGAAGAATTGGGGTATAAAGTGGTTGTCGGCAATGCGAATTCATTATCTAATATTACTCATTTTGCCGAGATGGTTAACTCTTGCGACGTGTTGATGGGGGTGCATGGGGCAGGGCTCACTAATATGGTGTTTCTCCCACCGCAAGCTACGTTGATCCAGATAGTGCCATGGGGTAGGCTGGAGAAGATAGCTATGACGGACTTTGGGTACCCGGCTAAGGACATGGATCTAAACTATTTGCAATATAGTATAAGTGAAAGAGAGAGCAGTTTGATACGGGTGTATCCTAGAAACCACCCTGTGTTCAAGAACCCCTCCTCATTCCACAATCGTGGGTGGGATCTGGTGAAGACTACATTCATGGACAATCAGAACGTGAAGCTTGATTTGAGGAGGTTCAGGGATGTTTTGTGGAAAGCCCTTGAAAGCCTCATGCAATAG